tctttaaatAATCCTCCACTAcagtcttttctttcttcatgcTGTGCCTTTCACTCTGCCTTTTACTATATTCACCCCATAACTCAATTGCTAGTCTAGGAATCTGGTGTTGATTGTCCAACACCCAGGCTTGGAAGAATTCACACTTCTTGCTTGCCAGGAAGTACTTCTGCCTCCTTgccccttcttctccttctttagAAAGGCCTGTTCTAGCCTGAGAGAGCACTGAACGAAGCTGACTCAGGGCTGCCAGGCAGTATCCTGCAGggtcctttctgtctctgccagTCATGATGTGGGCCACAGCTTCCACGGCCCGAGCTGGGGCAAGAGGATCCTCCTTGTCAAGGTAACCTCCCCCCAGAATGAGAGTCTCTCCACAGTCTAAGGCCTCTTGCACAGAGCTGAATGTCCGGTTGGAGTTCAGAGCCTCAGACAAAGCAAGTATCATGTCACAAAATTCAAACATCAGTGAATCAGTGTCCCCATTGAACAGGTACAGGGTAAAGGTGTGGCCAAAAAGTGCATTGACTAAACTATAGCAAACCAGAGAGGATGGATTTGCACACAAGGAGCTCAACTTTGGGATTTTTGCAGAAACTGGTGGAACACTTTGAACTGCTGAactttttttactcttacatgtttcctttcctttttttcctttcataaTTTTAGTTGATTTGTCTGATTGCTGAACCACTTCTTGCTTCTCCTCACTTACGGTTTTGGTTTCTGGGTCAAGTTTGCTGACTTCTTCCTCAAGTACCTCCACcagtcctcttcctcctgtctcgTGCTCCTCCCACCACAGGTTCCACAGAGGAACAAGCTCACCAACAGCTCCATTCTTAATTAGACCCACAAACGTGTCCTTCTCTTTGCTATTGAGGAGTTCCCACAGCTCCTCCTCAGAGAGTTTATCAATATCCAGCCCTGAGAGACGATGAGCCAAGTCCAGCTCTTCTTCTGCATTATTAGCATCATCAGCTGTGTCTTCAGTTGGTGGACTGCCTCCAATCTCTTCAAGCTTCCTCAAAATATCCTCAATCTCCATTTCACTGCCCTCTCCAGATTGCTGAAGTTCTGCTAACCTTGAAAGGAGCTCCACAACCTGCACTTTCTCTGttacctctcctcctccttcatctgtGTCATCACCCACAATTCCTGCTTCCTTTAACAGGCTTTCAATGCCCCCATGTGTCCTTTGTGCTTCCTGTCTGAGTCCCAGAAGAATCTCCTGCATTTTCTTTTTGCCTTCACTTTCTGTTTTCCCCATTTCTTTCAGCTCCTGTTGGACGGACTCCTTGTAGAATTCCTCTGAGCAAACAGTGTGATCTGGGCTCTGGTAGCATGCCAACCCACAGTACTGGAGGTTACACCGTGGACAGGTATAGCAGGAAggtttacatttacacaacaTGCAGACTGCAGTCGTCCGGGTGTTACTCGCATCCACTGTAGCCTCCTCCTTTTGGGTCCTTGCTGGCGCGATGAATTCGTCTTGTCCAGGCGCACCTCCTCTGGATGGGAGCAGAATGCCATCTCTGGTCACGGGTTCGGGTTCTGTGTCGGTCCACTCCTCCTTTGGAGCGATGTCAGTCAGAAGGCTCCTCACTGACGGAGGAAGTTTCCGTCTAATTAATGGATTCATAGCGAAGCACGACGATGTAGCAAAACGGGGGAGGGCTGTGTGGTCCAAAAGTGGCAACCTAAATAAATGAACAGATAAAGTATCTTAATAGGACGTCTGTATTCAGTAGTTCCattgctaacattagccacaAGTAGCTAGGTGCTTGCTAACATGGCGTTACAATCGTAACGCGCTTCAAAACAAACGTCAGTGTCCTTAGACGTGCAACATTAACAACATCCGACGTCTATATAACAAACCTTCGTTACTGTGGCTAACTTACGCAACAACCTTTACTTACTTCACAGCATTTGCACTGACAGACGTTTCACATTTGTTGTCTCATACATGCCGCCATGTCGCCTTGTGATGACGTAGCACCAACGCTGCgtcatagatagatagatagatagatagatagatagatagatgtaaAACAATATATTTGCGAACATACAAGTATTgtacatattattttttttttactttgacagcccattgttctttcTGG
This Parambassis ranga chromosome 15, fParRan2.1, whole genome shotgun sequence DNA region includes the following protein-coding sequences:
- the znhit2 gene encoding zinc finger HIT domain-containing protein 2, whose amino-acid sequence is MNPLIRRKLPPSVRSLLTDIAPKEEWTDTEPEPVTRDGILLPSRGGAPGQDEFIAPARTQKEEATVDASNTRTTAVCMLCKCKPSCYTCPRCNLQYCGLACYQSPDHTVCSEEFYKESVQQELKEMGKTESEGKKKMQEILLGLRQEAQRTHGGIESLLKEAGIVGDDTDEGGGEVTEKVQVVELLSRLAELQQSGEGSEMEIEDILRKLEEIGGSPPTEDTADDANNAEEELDLAHRLSGLDIDKLSEEELWELLNSKEKDTFVGLIKNGAVGELVPLWNLWWEEHETGGRGLVEVLEEEVSKLDPETKTVSEEKQEVVQQSDKSTKIMKGKKGKETCKSKKSSAVQSVPPVSAKIPKLSSLCANPSSLVCYSLVNALFGHTFTLYLFNGDTDSLMFEFCDMILALSEALNSNRTFSSVQEALDCGETLILGGGYLDKEDPLAPARAVEAVAHIMTGRDRKDPAGYCLAALSQLRSVLSQARTGLSKEGEEGARRQKYFLASKKCEFFQAWVLDNQHQIPRLAIELWGEYSKRQSERHSMKKEKTVVEDYLKKEKRRENSKLIEELN